A stretch of the Medicago truncatula cultivar Jemalong A17 chromosome 5, MtrunA17r5.0-ANR, whole genome shotgun sequence genome encodes the following:
- the LOC11437197 gene encoding long chain acyl-CoA synthetase 4: MAQKRFIIEVEKAKEATEDKPSRGPAYRSIFAKDGFPPPILGLDSCWDVFRLSVEKYPNNPMLGSREIVDGKHGKYKWQTYKEVYDMVIKVGNSIRSCGYGEGVKCGIYGANSAEWIMSMEACNAHGLHCVPLYDTLGSGAIEFIICHAEVSIAFAEEKKIPELLKTFPNATKYLKTIVSFGKVTPEQKQEVEKFGRAIYSWTEFLQLGESQSFDLPVKKRSDICTIMYTSGTTGDPKGVLISNRSIITLLAGVKRLLENVNDKLTEKDVYLSYLPLAHTFDRVIEETFIWHGGSIGFWCGDVKLLIEDLGELKPTFFCAVPRVLDRVYSGLTQKIISGGFLKKALFNFAYSYKLNNMKKGQNHAVASPLLDKIVFDKVKQGLGGSVRLILSGAAPLSLHVESYLRVVSCAHVLQGYGLTETCAGTFVSLPNELDMLGTVGPPVPNVDACLESVPEMGYDALASTPRGEICVKGDTLFSGYYKREDLTKEVLVEGWFHTGDIGEWQPNGSMKIIDRKKNIFKLSQGEYVAVENLENIYSQVPSVESIWVYGNSFEAFLVTVVTPSKPALEHWAEENGISMDFNSLCGDSRAKSYILEELSKIGKEKKLKGFEFIKAVHLDPVPFDMERDLITPTYKKKRPQLLKYYQNVIDDMYKSGNKPLA, encoded by the exons ATGGCGCAGAAAAGATTCATCATTGAGGTTGAAAAAGCGAAGGAAGCAACGGAAGATAAACCTTCAAGAGGACCTGCGTATCGTAGCATCTTCGCTAAAGATGGTTTTCCTCCTCCTATTCTTGGTCTTGATAGTTGCTGGGATGTTTTTCG ATTGTCTGTTGAGAAATATCCAAATAATCCTATGCTTGGTAGCCGAGAGATTGTGGACGGGAAG CATGGCAAGTACAAGTGGCAAACATACAAAGAAGTATATGACATGGTGATCAAAGTCGGAAATTCTATCCGCAGCTGTGGTTATGGAGAA GGTGTAAAATGTGGTATTTATGGTGCCAATTCTGCAGAGTGGATTATGAGCATGGag GCTTGCAATGCTCATGGACTTCATTGTGTTCCTTTATATGATACCTTAG GTTCTGGGGCCATAGAATTTATTATATGCCATGCAGAGGTCTCAATTGCATTTGCAGAAGAAAAGAAGATACCTGAG CTATTGAAGACATTTCCAAATGCAACCAAATATCTCAAGA CAATTGTGAGCTTCGGAAAGGTTACCCCTGAACAAAAGCAAGAAGTTGAAAAGTTCGGACGGGCAATATATTCATGGACTGAATTTTTACAATTG GGTGAAAGTCAGAGTTTTGATTTACCTGTAAAGAAAAGAAGCGATATTTGTACAATAATGTATACTAGCGGAACTACTGGTGACCCCAAGGGAGTATTGATATCCAATAGGAGTATTATTACCCTCTTAGCTGGGGTGAAGCGGCTATTGGAGAATGTCAAtgataaa TTGACCGAGAAGGATGTGTACTTATCATACCTTCCTCTCGCACATACCTTTGATAGGGTCATTGAGGAGACATTTATATGGCATGGTGGTTCAATAGGCTTCTGGTGCGGG gatgttaagttgttaattgaagATCTCGGGGAGCTAAAACCAACTTTTTTCTGTGCGGTACCTCGTGTACTTGATAGAGTGTACTCAG GTTTGACACAGAAAATTATTTCTGGAGGCTTCCTGAAGAAGGCATTATTCAACTTTGCTTATTCATA TAAGTTGAATAACATGAAGAAAGGACAAAACCATGCAGTAGCATCTCCACTTCTTGACAAAATTGTGTTCGATAAG GTGAAGCAAGGTTTAGGGGGTAGTGTGCGTCTTATTTTGTCTGGAGCAGCACCTCTATCCTTGCATGTGGAAAGTTACTTACGGGTGGTGAGTTGTGCTCATGTCCTACAAGGATATG GTCTGACTGAAACCTGTGCGGGAACCTTTGTCTCATTACCAAATGAACTAGATATGCTTGGAACAGTGGGTCCTCCTGTACCAAATGTGGATGCATGCCTGGAATCTGTTCCTGAAATGGGTTACGATGCCCTTGCAAGCACGCCAAGAGGAGAAATTTGTGTAAAGGGAGATACCTTGTTTTCGGGGTACTACAAACGCGAAGATCTCACAAAAGAGGTTCTGGTTGAAGGATGGTTCCATACAG GGGACATTGGAGAGTGGCAACCTAATGGAAGTATGAAGATTATTGATCGGAAGAAGAATATATTCAAGCTTTCACAAGGAGAATATGTTGCCGTTGAAAACCTGGAGAATATTTATAGCCAAGTTCCTTCTGTTGAATCT ATATGGGTTTACGGAAACAGTTTTGAGGCCTTCCTTGTTACTGTTGTTACCCCCAGCAAACCAGCACTTGAACATTGGGCAGAAGAAAATGGTATATCCATGGACTTTAATTCTCTCTGTGGAGATTCTAGGGCAAAAAGTTACATACTTGAAGAGCTCTCAAAGATTGGAAAGGAAAAGAAG TTGAAAGGATTTGAGTTCATAAAAGCAGTCCATCTTGACCCAGTTCCATTTGATATGGAACGTGACCTTATCACTCCAACATATAAGAAGAAGAGGCCTCAGTTGCTGAAATACTATCAG AATGTGATCGATGACATGTACAAAAGTGGAAATAAACCGCTTGCCTGA
- the LOC11436220 gene encoding probable protein phosphatase 2C 8, which produces MSHVTSDSGSKNNKRKLSNIMDDPNNIVADNINKSKEIERRYDDYRRKRKRPCKVAVVPTMESTTGETATASHGFISVIGRRRVMEDAIKVIPRFVAAEQQPCGYDFFAVYDGHGGMTVANACRDRLHLLLAEEVKEGRRNHGLDWCEAMCSCFMKMDSEIGVGGSCGDEVDGNTVGSTAAVVVVGKEEIVVANCGDSRAVLCSGGVAVPLSRDHKPDLPDERERIEAAGGRVIDWNGNRVLGVLATSRSIGDHCMKPFVISQPEINVYGRTKSDEFVVVASDGLWDVVSNNFVCEVVRSCLQGHMRRHNMKEDHNHTIKSYAAEAAAILAELAMAKGSKDNISVIVIQLNTNM; this is translated from the exons ATGTCACATGTAACATCGGATTCTGGTAGTAAAAACAATAAGAGGAAGTTGTCAAATATTATGGATGATCCTAATAATATTGTTGCCGACAATATTAATAAATCTAAAGAAATTGAGCGGCGTTACGATGATTATAGAAGGAAGAGAAAGCGTCCATGCAAAGTGGCAGTGGTTCCTACGATGGAATCAACCACCGGAGAAACCGCCACCGCGTCACATGGTTTTATATCGGTGATTGGGCGGAGGAGGGTGATGGAAGATGCTATTAAGGTGATTCCACGTTTTGTGGCGGCGGAGCAGCAACCGTGCGGTTATGATTTCTTTGCGGTTTATGACGGTCATGGTGGTATGACGGTGGCGAATGCTTGCCGTGATAGGTTGCACTTGTTGTTGGCGGAGGAAGTGAAGGAGGGTAGGAGGAATCATGGATTGGATTGGTGTGAAGCTATGTGTTCTTGTTTTATGAAGATGGATAGTGAAATTGGAGTCGGTGGAAGTTGTGGTGATGAGGTTGATGGGAATACCGTGGGTTCGACGGCGgctgtggtggtggtggggaaGGAGGAGATTGTAGTGGCGAATTGTGGTGACTCAAGGGCGGTGCTTTGTAGTGGCGGTGTAGCGGTGCCACTTTCACGAGATCATAAG CCAGATCTTCCGGATGAAAGAGAAAGGATTGAAGCAGCAGGTGGAAGAGTGATTGATTGGAATGGGAATCGTGTTTTAGGAGTACTCGCAACTTCCAGATCAATAG GGGATCACTGCATGAAGCCATTTGTGATATCTCAACCAGAGATCAATGTATACGGACGAACAAAATCAGATGAGTTTGTAGTGGTGGCAAGTGATGGTCTTTGGGATGTAGtatcaaataattttgtttgtgaAGTTGTTAGAAGTTGCCTTCAAGGTCATATGAGGAGGCATAATATGAAAGAAGATCACAATCACACTATTAAAAGTTATGCAGCAGAGGCTGCTGCAATCTTAGCTGAATTGGCTATGGCTAAGGGAAGCAAAGACAACATAAGTGTTATAGTCATCCAGCTCAACACTAACATGTGA